A window of Carassius carassius chromosome 48, fCarCar2.1, whole genome shotgun sequence genomic DNA:
catttactaataaactaaaaaaatatatataataataataaaagtaaactaaaacttACTGAAAGAAATTAGCACATAAGGTGGTATCCAGACACTTCTCAGACATTCTGACTCGCCGGTCctgaaaaacatcaaaatcaaaattagattaaaataatcCTTTAAATGTGGTTATCACATGCAGTAGCACAGTGACTGAAGTGACATCTTTTAACACTTACCTTTAGATGGTATATTGCACACTCATATCCAGTGTTGCAGAGGACTGCTATGGTCTCCAAAATCTTCCTGCAACTTTACAGAAGAGCACATCTCAATATTAGAATAGCAGAGGACTGCAAATATTATATCCAGTACACATTGTACAGACTGAACAAAAAATCATTTGAAACAAATGTTACGTTAAGGTAAAAATCAAATACATCACAACAGTGTCTTACTACTTCTCACTTAACCTTACTGTCTTTTCTGACTTACTGCTGCTGTTGCTCTCACTGTCTGTGTCTTCCCTGGAGTTATTACACTAATCCTGACTGCGTCCTATATTCTGCTGCCTTCACTTCCTGTCCTGCCTGGAGCTGCCACACTACTCCTTCGTCTTTCCTGCTGCTGTACTCTAGATAACTCAGTGACACAACACCTTCATATTACCACGGACAACACAATAAAAGCACAACGTCACTGTCGTCGATGGAGGAGGTTAAGTGGAACCCCAGTTCCGTATGGCTTAAGGCCAAGACACCACTCATACAAAAGCCACTGGGGAACTAAGGCTGGTGTTGCCCCACTGTTGTCGTTAATGCTGATTCAGTGGCCCCAGTGACCTGGTATAGCGGGCAATTCACCTATGAAAAAAAACGCAATACACAGTACACAGGATTGTGGTAACTGTGGTAGGTCTGTAACACGCCCGATTGATGGCAGAAGTCCGGATTTGAAATGTAGATGTGGTCAAGTAGTGTGTGCTTTTCCGTTGTCGCTGATGTAATCAGTTGCGTGTATCCTCGAGATTGAAACAACTCCAGAATTGGTTTTTTTCCAGGGTGTAGGAGGTCCTCGTTGAAGTCTCCACAGATGATGACGAGATCGTTGTGTGTGAGGTCCAGATAATCCAGCATACTGTTCAGGTTGGTCAAGAAATCTCCAATACTGTATTGTGGTGGCCTATACACAGCTACGACTGCTGCTTTTATTGGGGAATCCAATTTGATCACAGCAAACTCCAGATCAGTCACATTTTGTATATATTGCCTGGGCTGAGTTGGAATGTGCTCCTTGCAATATATTGCGACTCCACCTCCATTTTTCCTTCCAAGTTCTTGATGTGTGGAGTAAGAGACATGCCTGTTGCGTGTGAACAAGTTGTATCCTTCCAATTGGAGATCTGAAGTAGACGATCCAGTCAGGTGTGTTTCTGTTAAACACAGAACATCGGCGAGTTGTACCTCATGATGGCATCTGATATCCTCCATGTGAGATGCCAGTCCTTCTGTGTTGTGATGAATGATGGTGAGTGTCTGTTCCTGCCTATTTTCCCTCACGTGCTGCAGAAGTGGCATGATTTCTTCAACTCTGGCTCTTTTCATGCTTTGCAAAGAGGTTGTGATTTCAGGATCAGCATATATCTTCTTATCGTCGAAATCCGTAATGTGTAATCCTTGCAGAGATGTTGTTCTGCTGAGGGCAACGTAGGCCATTCCTGGCTCAAAAATCTTCTTCAATGACACTACTGCAGAGTGCATTGTCATGCCTTGAACTTTGTGGGCTGTGCAGGCGTAAGCTAGCTTAATGGGAAACTGTCGACGAACGGCTCCTTTCCGCAGACTTTCTTCAGATCTCTCAATGTAAACCAAGACGTCTTCTTCACCTCGTACCTTTTTGCGGTGTTTCTGACCGGCGTTCGGATTGTCaagttgaagtcctaacatttgTACTGTGGCGATTCCATCTTTTGTTTTGGTGACGATGTTTGCAATCGTGCCAAAACATCCATTGACAATTCCGTCTTCTACGTCCAGATTCCTGGTTACCATCACACGAACTCCCACTGCAACTTGCATTGTGTCCAGCAAGTCGTCCTTTTTTCCGGTGACAGGTTTGTTTAATCTCTTCATCCTTCCTGTTCTTGGGTCTTTTCTATAGTCTTCGGCATCAATTGTTATGATGTCAGTGAAAAGGGCCTGTACAATCTCGGTATTGTACTGGTCAACTTGTTTGTTAGTGGCGAATATGTGCAGAGCATCACGTGGACAGTCTTCTGGCTTCTTCACAGCCTGGAATAACAAAGCTCTATCATCTTCCCTGAGAGCTTCTGTCTTCTGCCTCACTCGTAGTCGGTTCAAAAGTTGAGCGAAAGCGAGGTCTTCTTTCTGCCGCATGATCTCTGTGAGTATGATGATTTGAAAATGGTCCTTCCAGAAGTCCAGCATATCCTCTTCATACACACAGAGCGGTTTGGCTTTACCAAGCGGTGGCAGTTGATAATAATCCCCTACGACAAGGCAAGATATTCCTCCAAAAGGTTTCTTGTTGCCTTTGATCTGTTGAAATCTCCAGTTTACATAAGTAAACAGGTCCTTTGAGACCATGGATATTTCGTCGATGATAAGAATCTCCACGTCGCGTAATCCTGCTCTCACTTCATCAAGGGTGTTCCCAAGTCCTTGATAAGGTGGCTTCAGACTCCTTGGCAGTTTTAAAAGGGAATGCAGCGTTTTACCAGAGATGTTGAATGCTGCCGTTCCAGTAAACGCAGACAACAGCACCGTGGGCACGGAGAGATCCCCTTCTTCCCGGAGGCGAGGGAGTCGTCGCAGAATCTTAGTTGCTTCCGAGTGTATGCACTTGATGACGTGCGATTTCCCACAACCTGCACCGCCCGACAAAAAGTAGAAAAACTGCTCTGGATTGTGACCCCACACACGCTTCTGACACCACTGGCAGACAGTGTAAAAAATTGCTGCCTGCGTCTCATTTAGACTCCTAAACATCTTCCTCAGATATTCATTAGTCATCTGTGGTGCCTCAATCTGTGGTACGACTCCGTCTCCATCTTCACGACGAATCTTGTATTCTGGAACATCATCCGGTTCATCTTCTTCTCGATGGACGTCTTGTTGTTCTGCAATACACTCCATCCGATCAACGTCAATTTCAGGTGCAAAAGCACACCAAGCATTCTCAGATGGTCCTTCCCGCTGCAGCTGTTCATATGCTTCGTCCACTTTTTTGCCGTGCTTTTCAAACTTCTTCTGttgtgctttaactaagccacggACAGGGAATCGGAGATTGGGGTGTGACGGGAGTTCCACAAGTCCCCTTTTGTAAAACTCCTGATACGTTGGAAACCGTTGAGGTTTCAGCTGTTCGTTGACACGATGTGGCACGTAAAGTTTTACCATTGTTCCGCAAAACTTCTCCGGTTGCTTCTCCTCTGAAAACCGAGCATACCTGATAATTGCAGCCTTACCAACAGTTCTCTTCTGAATGAATCCCATGTCATTGAGGAGTGGGAGGACATTCTTTCCTTTAGTTTGCCGACCATACACAACACGGTAATTGGACACAAAGTCTGCAAGGCACATCTTTTCAAACTCCAGTGTTTGAGGCCTTGCTCTGTATTTCTCTATAATACCTGACATCCAGACATCCTCTGAATCAGGATCTTTGCTGTGTAGGACACTACGGGGCAAACTCATCCTCAGGGCATCATCATCCGTCGGTATAAACACAACATTTCGTGAACACTTCTTCAATGGTAAGCTGCATGTTCGTGCCACAGACTCCTGAGCACTCACTTGCCTGTGTTTGGAGTAGGCCTGCATTATCTGCTTCATTTCGTCCTCTTCGTTTACGTTGGTTTCACGAACACCCTTGATCACCGTCTTCAGGTAATCATTCATTTCGTGTTCTGGCTTGGAAATGTAGGACAACATATACATGATGCAGCTGAAAGAGTCAAGGACGAACTGTATGTCCATGTTGGCGTTCCATGCCCTCAGCAAATCTGGGTTGTATCCATTCACCCAAGCTTCCTTCGGATCACGCTTCAGCAAAATCACGTTTGAAGTGGACAGTGCCTCAGCATATTTACAGTAATCATCCATGGACAGATTACATTTGGTCAGCAAGTCTGACAAGTTGTCAAAGGAGGCCTGGGGATCATTTAGCAAGTCCCACACCGGCTTGAGTTTAGTCCTGGCTTCGTTCATTGCTTTTCGAGCAGCGTCCTGtctcctcttctttctctcttGGTGGTGTTGGTCTTTGTTTTCATCTTCCTCAGGACGTTGTGGAGCTTCCTGtctcctcttctttctctcttGGTGGTGTTGGTCTTCGTTTTCATCTTCCTCAGGACGTTGCGGTCGTGGACGGGTGATGGTGGTGCTTGACATGGGAAGTTTAGGGAACCCATATCTACACAACACATTTCCTTTCTTGCAAGATTTGGAGTGCTTCCTGCTGTGAAGCTGAACTTCGGTGACAATTTTATGAAGCTCGGGATCGGTGGTAGGGTCCGGCAACTGGCAGGTTATGTAACGGTCAATAAAATCACACACTACTTGGTCGGACTGATTTTCAAATTCGGGTGCCCCCTTTACCCAGGCCAGCAGATGAATGTGTGGGCTTCCTCTGGCTTGAAACTCCACGCGATAAAAGTAATCCTCGACTTCGCCGATGGGTTGAGCAGGTGACAAAAGCAGATGATTCATTAACGCATCCACTCGTTTCTCAAACATCCGCATGACGGTGACGGGGTTACTTCGGAGGATTTCACATTTCGTCGTCCAGTCAAGCTCTGAAAAGACGACCTCTTCACCTTGCTGAGCCTTGATTGCAGTTATCACTTCTGGCCATCGCATTTCGGCTGCACTGAATGTGCAAAAAAAAGTAGGATTCCCTAACTGCCTGATCATGGCCTGTAGATCTCTCAACGTTTTCTCCCAATAAGCCGGAGTGCCTCTCAAGGGTTGCATAAACCTTGTGGCGTCACGGCTGTGGACCAGTCTTTCAACCTCAAGATCATCCTGAAGCAGCTTGTTGGAGATTCTACGTCCATCTTTTGTAACGGGTTTGCCCTTTCGCAACTGGATAGACATGCTGTTTCTAGCCATGTGCGTTTCAGTGACAAACTGCGCAAAGAAGAGATAACTCTGGTCTTTGGCAAAACGAGTATCCACGCAGAACAGTCTAGCATTGAAATACATGCTTGGTGATAATGCAACATGTCGTGCCTCATCAATTGTGTTCTGTCCAGTGGGAAACTGTACGGGGAAGGCCATGGCTTCCAATTTGGGAACCTTGAAAAATCCGACTGGCTTTTTCCCTTGAGCAGGCGCAATGCTGAAGATTCCCTCACCGTACGACAGCAAGTCCTGTCCGATGTCGAGTGGCTGCATGCATGTGTCCAGAGTGAGGCCAGGCCTGAGCTCATCCTTTTCTTCTGTGCTGACATGCTGCTCATCTTGTTCAGggacaacaacttcctgtttctccTCTGTGGCATTCAGCTCATCATCAGGGAGAAATTCAAATGTGGTAACGTCACTAATCAAGATGTCCCTGTACTCTGAATGCATCGCTTTCAGTCTTGCTAACGCTGCTAGCACATTGTGCATATTCACTGTATGGAAGTGTTGGTATCCTCTGAACTTGATGTGTCTTTTCAGCTTCACCTGTAGGAGCTGGGACTCACTGTTAGGCCTTGGGAGACAGTTAACTGTTTTCTCCACCTCAGAgggcacacacacaacagcaccatACACTGATCGCTGCTGTCCTTTGGGCAATGCAACTATTTTTGCAAAAGGAACAATTTTGGCGATAAGCTGTCGTTCAAGTACGTTCAGCTCAAGCAGTTCTGCAGGGATGGGTGGCAATTCAAGTCTGTTTGCCGCTGCAATAGAAGGCATGGATCCTCTCTTCAGATGGCTGTCACAGGTGTGGCAGATCCACTCCTGTCTTCGCTCTTCTGGAACTGCACAAGGAACTGAGCAGGCACTGTCACAAGCATGAACATATTTCCCGGTTAAGCAAGAGGCTGCAATATGAACATTTTTGACATATCGTGTTCTATTACACATCTTGACTTGATTTGGAAAAAGCGCCCTGTGACAGACTGTGCAGATGTAAGTTGGACCATGCAGAATTTGATGCCGAAATGCAGATATGGCCTTTTGAATCAAGATGTTGGACACAGGCTGGTTTGTCGCATCAGAAATGGGTGTTTTCTGGCTGAAACGAATGTATGGCTTGTATTTTCTTTTGATCCTTAATGCACATCTCAACTTGTGAAGAATGTGGAATCCAGGATCGGTGAGACACTTCTGTTTCTTCTG
This region includes:
- the LOC132131315 gene encoding uncharacterized protein LOC132131315, which translates into the protein MAKKCAGTEDKTSHFEIRERKRGQYEKEKYASSLQFRINKRKFNQDPFVRNKKREYFVRRYYTNDLFQKKKKDYMDRRYHTDDVFQKKKKDYMDRRYHTDDVFQKKKKDYMDRRYHTDDVFQKKKKDYMDRRYHTDDVFQKKKKDYMDRRYHTDDVFQKKKKDYMDRRYHTDDVFQKKKKDYMDRRYHTDDVFQKKKKDYMARRYVSDSEFRSHHILRCTLQKKQKCLTDPGFHILHKLRCALRIKRKYKPYIRFSQKTPISDATNQPVSNILIQKAISAFRHQILHGPTYICTVCHRALFPNQVKMCNRTRYVKNVHIAASCLTGKYVHACDSACSVPCAVPEERRQEWICHTCDSHLKRGSMPSIAAANRLELPPIPAELLELNVLERQLIAKIVPFAKIVALPKGQQRSVYGAVVCVPSEVEKTVNCLPRPNSESQLLQVKLKRHIKFRGYQHFHTVNMHNVLAALARLKAMHSEYRDILISDVTTFEFLPDDELNATEEKQEVVVPEQDEQHVSTEEKDELRPGLTLDTCMQPLDIGQDLLSYGEGIFSIAPAQGKKPVGFFKVPKLEAMAFPVQFPTGQNTIDEARHVALSPSMYFNARLFCVDTRFAKDQSYLFFAQFVTETHMARNSMSIQLRKGKPVTKDGRRISNKLLQDDLEVERLVHSRDATRFMQPLRGTPAYWEKTLRDLQAMIRQLGNPTFFCTFSAAEMRWPEVITAIKAQQGEEVVFSELDWTTKCEILRSNPVTVMRMFEKRVDALMNHLLLSPAQPIGEVEDYFYRVEFQARGSPHIHLLAWVKGAPEFENQSDQVVCDFIDRYITCQLPDPTTDPELHKIVTEVQLHSRKHSKSCKKGNVLCRYGFPKLPMSSTTITRPRPQRPEEDENEDQHHQERKKRRQEAPQRPEEDENKDQHHQERKKRRQDAARKAMNEARTKLKPVWDLLNDPQASFDNLSDLLTKCNLSMDDYCKYAEALSTSNVILLKRDPKEAWVNGYNPDLLRAWNANMDIQFVLDSFSCIMYMLSYISKPEHEMNDYLKTVIKGVRETNVNEEDEMKQIMQAYSKHRQVSAQESVARTCSLPLKKCSRNVVFIPTDDDALRMSLPRSVLHSKDPDSEDVWMSGIIEKYRARPQTLEFEKMCLADFVSNYRVVYGRQTKGKNVLPLLNDMGFIQKRTVGKAAIIRYARFSEEKQPEKFCGTMVKLYVPHRVNEQLKPQRFPTYQEFYKRGLVELPSHPNLRFPVRGLVKAQQKKFEKHGKKVDEAYEQLQREGPSENAWCAFAPEIDVDRMECIAEQQDVHREEDEPDDVPEYKIRREDGDGVVPQIEAPQMTNEYLRKMFRSLNETQAAIFYTVCQWCQKRVWGHNPEQFFYFLSGGAGCGKSHVIKCIHSEATKILRRLPRLREEGDLSVPTVLLSAFTGTAAFNISGKTLHSLLKLPRSLKPPYQGLGNTLDEVRAGLRDVEILIIDEISMVSKDLFTYVNWRFQQIKGNKKPFGGISCLVVGDYYQLPPLGKAKPLCVYEEDMLDFWKDHFQIIILTEIMRQKEDLAFAQLLNRLRVRQKTEALREDDRALLFQAVKKPEDCPRDALHIFATNKQVDQYNTEIVQALFTDIITIDAEDYRKDPRTGRMKRLNKPVTGKKDDLLDTMQVAVGVRVMVTRNLDVEDGIVNGCFGTIANIVTKTKDGIATVQMLGLQLDNPNAGQKHRKKVRGEEDVLVYIERSEESLRKGAVRRQFPIKLAYACTAHKVQGMTMHSAVVSLKKIFEPGMAYVALSRTTSLQGLHITDFDDKKIYADPEITTSLQSMKRARVEEIMPLLQHVRENRQEQTLTIIHHNTEGLASHMEDIRCHHEVQLADVLCLTETHLTGSSTSDLQLEGYNLFTRNRHVSYSTHQELGRKNGGGVAIYCKEHIPTQPRQYIQNVTDLEFAVIKLDSPIKAAVVAVYRPPQYSIGDFLTNLNSMLDYLDLTHNDLVIICGDFNEDLLHPGKKPILELFQSRGYTQLITSATTEKHTLLDHIYISNPDFCHQSGVLQTYHSYHNPVYCVLRFFS